From a region of the Odontesthes bonariensis isolate fOdoBon6 chromosome 4, fOdoBon6.hap1, whole genome shotgun sequence genome:
- the LOC142378437 gene encoding uncharacterized protein LOC142378437 isoform X20, producing MELLVFLLLAGLVGTTSAQATGTGTTPTPDSTTSSTVNTTSLPDNATSLPDNATSSTVNTTSLPDDATSLPDNATSSTVNTTSLPDDATSSTVNTTSLPDNATSSTVNTTSLPDNTTSLPDNATSLPDNTTSSTVNTTSLPDNTTSFPDNTTSLPDNTTSSTVNTTSLPDNTTSLPDNTTSLPDNTTSSTVNTTSLPDNTTSLPDNTTSLPDNTTSSTVNTTSLPDNTTSLPDNTTSLPDNTTSSTVNTTSLPDNTTSSTVNTTSLPDNTTSLPDNTTSLPDNTTSSTVNTTSLPDNTTSFPDNTTSLPDNTTSSTVNTTSLPDNATSSTVNTTSLPDNTTSLPDNATSSTVNTTSLPDNTTSLPDNATSSTVNTTSLPDNTTSSTVNTTSLPDNATSLPDNATSSTVNTTSLPDNATSSTVNTTSSTVNTTSLPDNATSSTVNTTSLPDNATSSTVNTTSLPDNATSSTVNTTSLPDNATSSTVNTTSLPDNATSSTVNTTSLPDNATSSTVNTTSLPDNATSSTVNTTSLPDNATSSTVNTTSSTVNTTSLPDNATSSTVNTTSSTVNTTSLPDNATSSTVNTTSSTVNTTSLPDNATSSTVNTTSSTVNTTSLPDNATSSTVNTTSLPDNTTSSVVNATSSIVNTTSSPVNTISSTVNTTSSSINTTSPFNTTFSAVNTTSSPVNVSIPAEVNTTQSTVTLTSTHGNTTSPLNQTSTQQNTTSPPPVVTTSSGNSTSSTMNTASPSVNQSTAANATSAPVQITSTSVNTTSSNTASPPAVITSSSSGHASSPAVSENSTTSIITTGAPTTVRTTTPAPPPEPKISLGFSLKQTFTPELGNASSPAFKELETKVTSALNNIYSQKFGEAFNRTIIKGFRSGSVVADVELVFNEGQTLPNATAAADTLVEAAASGNLSLPVNASTIVARVVETPTVAPVTTAPSTASAPISTTKLPTNVTSSPINLTTQLVNMTSPPVSPTTQLSNITSPHLNMTSSPTVSTSTILNATSLPLNQTSPPVSPTTQLSNITSPHLNMTSSPTVSTSTILNATSLPLNQTSPPVSPTTQLSNITSPPLNMTSPALNATSPPLNMTSPASPQVSTTPLPGHASSPAVSENSTTSIITTGAPTTVRTTTPAPPPEPKISLGFSLKQTFTPELGNASSPAFKELETKVTSALNNIYSQKFGEAFNRTIIKGFRSGSVVADVELVFNEGQTLPNATAAADTLVEAAASGNLSLPVNASTIVARVVETPTVAPVTTAPSTASAPISTTKLPTNVTSSPINLTTQLVNMTSPPVSPTTQLSNITSPHLNMTSSPTVSTSTILNATSLPLNQTSPPVSPTTQPTNITSPHLNMTSPALNATSPPLNMTSPTSPQVSTTPLPALNATSPPLNMTSPTSPQVTTTPLPANVTQPNITTVSTIITTAVPAPPRVSLGFSLQQNFSSDLGNETSPVFLALAKQVQDSLDLVYKNKFGNRFVRSKVRSFRQGSVVVDAELIFNDTSSVPEDNEVANTLVEAANSSNPNFTLSVNTATIVATRVVTTTVVPSTSVGSTVSTVAQTSPPLTSTSSPLNATSPPLNATSAPVNITSPALNATSPTVNMTSPTLNATSPPLNVTSVPPLSTTSPTAATTTATVIVTTAAPPETTVKLGFSLQQTFTSGLSNSDSDEFKTLANRIQEALDSIYRTRFGVRFLRSLIRAFRQGSVVVDADLVFHNASSVPETTEVANALVTASNSSNFTLPLNTSSVVATRINATTQPTTPTTVNMTSPTLNGTSPPLNVTSVPTLSTTSPTAATTSATVIVTTAAPPESTVKLGFSLQQTFTSGLSNSDSDEFKTLANRIQEALDSIYRTRFGVRFLRSLIRAFRQGSVVVDADLVFHNASSVPETTEVANALVTASNSSNFTLPLNTSSVVATRINTTTQPTTPTTASATSPPVNMTSPPLNATSPPVNITSPPLNATSAPVNITSPALNATSPTVNMTSPTLNATSPPLNVTSVPTLSTTSPTAATTTATVIVTTAAPPESTVKLGFSLQQTFTSGLSNSDSDEFKTLANRIQEVLDSIYRTRFGVRFLRSLIRAFRQGSVVVDADLVFHNASSVPETTEVANALVTASNSSNFTLPLNTSSVVATRINATQPTTPTTASATSPPVNMTSPPLNATSPPVNITSPPLNATSAPVNITSPALNATSPTVNMTSPTLNATSPPLNVTSVPTLSTTSPTAATTTATVIVTTAAPPESTVKLGFSLQQTFTSGLSNSDSDEFKTLANRIQEVLDSIYRTRFGVRFLRSLIRAFRQGSVVVDADLVFHNASSVPETTEVANALVTASNSSNFTLPLNTSSVVATRINTTTQPTTPTTASATSPPVNITSPPLNATSPPVNMTSPPLNATSPTVNMTSPTLNATSPPLNATSPPLSTTSPTAATTTATVIVTTAAPPETTVQLGFSLQQTFTSGLSNSDSDEFKTLANRIQEVLDSIYRTRFGVRFLRSLIRAFRQGSVVVDADLVFHNASSVPETTEVANALVTASNSSNFTLPLNTSSVVATRINTTTQPTTPTTASATSPQLNSTSSLANMTSPSLNATSPTASATSPPVNITSPPLNVTSPTASATSPPVNMTSPPLNSTSPPVNVTSVPPLSTTSPTAVTTTATVIVTNAAPPETIVKLGFSLRQTFTSGLLNSDSDEFKTLANRIQEVLDSIYRTRFGVRFLRSLIRAFRQGSVVVDADLVFRNASSVPETTEVENALVTASNNSNFTLPLNTSSVVATRINTTQPTTPTTVSTTTVATTAAPTTAAATTAAATTAAPTTAAATTAAATTAAPTTVAATTAPSTTANAPTTTTTTVIFSLTMLAVAQVLINL from the exons ATAGCACAACTTCATCCACGGTGAACACAACTTCATTACCAGACAACGCAACTTCATTACCAGACAACGCAACTTCATCCACGGTGAACACAACTTCATTACCAGACGACGCAACTTCATTACCAGACAACGCAACTTCATCCACGGTGAACACAACTTCATTACCAGACGACGCAACTTCATCCACGGTGAACACAACTTCATTACCAGACAACGCAACTTCATCCACGGTGAACACAACTTCACTACCAGACAACACAACTTCATTACCAGACAACGCAACTTCATTACCAGACAACACAACTTCATCCACGGTGAACACAACTTCACTACCAGACAACACAACTTCATTCCCAGACAACACAACTTCATTACCAGATAACACAACTTCATCCACGGTGAACACAACTTCACTACCAGACAACACAACTTCATTACCAGACAACACAACTTCATTACCAGACAACACAACTTCATCCACGGTGAACACAACTTCACTACCAGACAACACAACTTCATTACCAGACAACACAACTTCATTACCAGATAACACAACTTCATCCACGGTGAACACAACTTCACTACCAGACAACACAACTTCATTACCAGACAACACAACTTCACTACCAGATAACACAACTTCATCCACGGTGAACACAACTTCATTACCAGATAACACAACTTCATCCACGGTGAACACAACTTCACTACCAGACAACACAACTTCATTACCAGACAACACAACTTCATTACCAGACAACACAACTTCATCCACGGTGAACACAACTTCACTACCAGACAACACAACTTCATTCCCAGACAACACAACTTCATTACCAGATAACACAACTTCATCCACGGTGAACACAACTTCATTACCAGACAACGCAACTTCATCCACGGTGAACACAACTTCACTACCAGACAACACAACTTCATTACCAGACAACGCAACTTCATCCACGGTGAACACAACTTCACTACCAGACAACACAACTTCATTACCAGACAACGCAACTTCATCCACGGTGAACACAACTTCATTACCAGACAACACAACTTCATCCACGGTGAACACAACTTCACTACCAGACAACGCAACTTCATTACCAGACAACGCAACTTCATCCACGGTGAACACAACTTCATTACCAGACAACGCAACTTCATCCACGGTGAACACAACTTCATCCACGGTGAACACAACTTCATTACCAGACAACGCAACTTCATCCACGGTGAACACAACTTCATTACCAGACAACGCAACTTCATCCACGGTGAACACAACTTCATTACCAGACAACGCAACTTCATCCACGGTGAACACAACTTCATTACCAGACAACGCAACTTCATCCACGGTGAACACAACTTCATTACCAGATAACGCAACTTCATCCACGGTGAACACAACTTCATTACCAGACAACGCAACTTCATCCACGGTGAACACAACTTCATTACCAGACAACGCAACTTCATCCACGGTGAACACAACTTCACTACCAGACAACGCAACTTCATCCACGGTGAACACAACTTCATCCACGGTGAACACAACTTCACTACCAGACAACGCAACTTCATCCACGGTGAACACAACTTCATCCACGGTGAACACAACTTCACTACCAGACAACGCAACTTCATCCACGGTGAACACAACTTCATCCACGGTTAACACAACTTCACTACCAGACAACGCAACTTCATCCACAGTGAACACAACTTCATCCACGGTGAACACAACTTCACTACCAGACAACGCAACTTCATCCACGGTGAACACAACTTCATTACCAGACAACACAACGTCCTCCGTGGTCAATGCAACTTCATCAATAGTCAACACAACTTCATCACCGGTCAACACAATTTCATCAACAGTCAACACAACTTCATCATCAATTAACACAACTTCACCGTTTAACACAACCTTTTCAGCAGTCAACACAACTTCATCACCAGTCAACGTCTCAATTCCAGCAGAGG TCAACACAACCCAATCAACAGTCACCCTAACATCAACACATGGAAATACAACTTCACCTCTTAACCAAACCTCAACTCAGCAAAACACAACCTCTCCACCACCAGTCGTCACAACATCTTCAG GGAATTCAACTTCATCAACAATGAACACAGCCTCGCCATCAGTGAACcaaagcacagcagcaaatGCAACATCAGCACCTGTCCAAATAACGTCAACCTCTGTGAACACAACCTCGTCAAACACAGCCTCGCCACCAGCAGTCATCACAAGTTCATCTTCAG GTCATGCAAGTTCCCCAGCTGTGAGTGAAAATTCGACAACTTCCATCATTACTACTGGTGCTCCAACTACAGTTAGAACTACAACACCTGCCCCACCGCCGGAGCCTAAAATCTCTTTGGGATTCAGTTTGAAACAAACCTTTACTCCAGAACTTGGAAACGCTTCATCACCAGCGTTCAAGGAATTAGAAACTAAAGTAACTTCTGCG CTCAACaacatttattcacaaaaattTGGGGAGGCCTTTAATCGCACCATCATCAAAGGCTTCAG GAGTGGATCTGTTGTGGCAGATGTTGAGCTGGTATTCAATGAAGGACAGACACTTCCAAATGCCACTGCAGCTGCTGATACTTTAGTGGAAGCTGCTGCTTCTGGTAACTTATCTCTGCCTGTCAATGCATCAACTATTGTAGCCAGAG TTGTAGAGACACCAACTGTAGCTCCAGTCACCACTGCACCTtcaacag CCTCAGCACCAATCAGTACGACCAAACTACCAACAAATGTCACGTCATCACCTATTAACTTGACCACACAACTTGTAAACATGACCTCACCACCGGTCAGCCCAACCACACAACTGAGCAACATCACATCACCTCATCTGAACATGACGTCATCACCAACTGTTTCAACCTCAACAATTCTCAATGCAACGTCACTACCACTTAACCAGACCTCACCACCGGTCAGCCCAACCACACAACTGAGCAACATCACATCACCTCATCTGAACATGACGTCATCACCAACTGTTTCAACCTCAACAATTCTCAATGCAACCTCACTGCCACTTAACCAGACCTCACCACCGGTCAGCCCAACCACACAACTGAGCAACATCACATCACCACCACTCAACATGACATCACCAGCACTCAATGCAACTTCACCACCACTCAACATGACTTCACCAGCCTCACCTCAAGTCAGCACAACGCCACTGCCAG GTCATGCAAGTTCCCCAGCTGTGAGTGAAAATTCGACAACTTCCATCATTACTACTGGTGCTCCAACTACAGTTAGAACTACAACACCTGCCCCACCGCCGGAGCCTAAAATCTCTTTGGGATTCAGTTTGAAACAAACCTTTACTCCAGAACTTGGAAACGCTTCATCACCAGCGTTCAAGGAATTAGAAACTAAAGTAACTTCTGCG CTCAACaacatttattcacaaaaattTGGGGAGGCCTTTAATCGCACCATCATCAAAGGCTTCAG GAGTGGATCTGTTGTGGCAGATGTTGAGCTGGTATTCAATGAAGGACAGACACTTCCAAATGCCACTGCAGCTGCTGATACTTTAGTGGAAGCTGCTGCTTCTGGTAACTTATCTCTGCCTGTCAATGCATCAACTATTGTAGCCAGAG TTGTAGAGACACCAACTGTAGCTCCAGTCACCACTGCACCTTcaacag CCTCAGCACCAATCAGTACGACCAAACTACCAACAAATGTCACGTCATCACCTATTAACTTGACCACACAACTTGTAAACATGACCTCACCACCGGTCAGCCCAACCACACAACTGAGCAACATCACATCACCTCATCTGAACATGACGTCATCACCAACTGTTTCAACCTCAACAATTCTCAATGCAACGTCACTACCACTTAACCAGACCTCACCACCGGTCAGCCCAACCACACAACCGACCAACATCACATCACCTCATCTGAACATGACATCACCAGCACTCAATGCAACTTCACCACCACTCAACATGACTTCACCAACCTCACCTCAAGTCAGCACAACGCCACTGCCAG CACTCAATGCAACTTCACCACCACTCAACATGACTTCACCAACCTCACCTCAAGTCACCACAACGCCACTGCCAG CAAATGTAACACAACCAAACATTACAACGGTTTCTACGATCATAACAACTGCCGTGCCAGCACCACCAAGGGTCAGCCTGGGATTTAGTTTGCAACAAAACTTTTCATCTGACCTTGGTAATGAGACTTCTCCAGTGTTCCTGGCATTAGCAAAACAAGTACAAGATTCG CTTGATCTCGTCTACAAGAACAAATTTGGGAATCGTTTCGTCCGATCTAAAGTCAGATCTTTCAG ACAAGGTTCCGTTGTGGTAGATGCTGAGTTGATATTTAATGATACCAGCTCTGTCCCAGAAGATAATGAGGTGGCAAATACTCTGGTGGAAGCAGCCAACAGTTCCAACCCCAACTTCACTCTATCAGTGAATACAGCAACCATTGTTGCAACAA GAGTGGTTACGACCACGGTTGTGCCTTCCACATCAGTGGGTTCAACTGTGTCAACAG TTGCGCAAACTTCACCACCACTCACTTCAACCTCATCCCCACTGAATGCAACTTCACCACCACTCAATGCAACTTCAGCACCAGTCAACATTACATCACCAGCACTCAATGCCACTTCTCCAACAGTCAACATGACATCACCAACACTGAATGCAACTTCACCACCACTCAATGTAACCTCAGTGCCACCATTGTCCACCACGTCCCCTACAG CTGCTACCACAACTGCTACTGTGATCGTAACCACTGCCGCACCACCAGAAACAACAGTCAAATTGGGATTTAGCCTGCAACAAACCTTTACCTCTGGACTTTCAAACAGTGATTCTGATGAGTTCAAGACATTAGCAAACAGAATACAAGAAGCT CTGGATTCCATCTATAGGACAAGATTTGGCGTCCGTTTCCTGCGATCTCTCATCAGAGCTTTCAG ACAAGGTTCCGTTGTGGTAGATGCTGATCTGGTATTCCATAATGCCAGCTCCGTCCCAGAAACAACCGAGGTGGCAAATGCTCTGGTGACAGCATCCAACAGTTCCAACTTCACACTCCCGTTGAACACGTCAAGTGTGGTTGCAACAA GAATTAATGCAACAACTCAACCtaccacaccaactacag TCAACATGACATCACCAACACTGAATGGAACTTCACCACCACTCAATGTCACCTCAGTGCCAACATTGTCCACCACGTCCCCTACAG CTGCTACCACATCTGCTACTGTGATCGTAACCACTGCCGCACCACCAGAATCAACAGTCAAATTGGGATTTAGCCTGCAACAAACCTTTACCTCTGGACTTTCAAACAGTGATTCTGATGAGTTCAAGACATTAGCAAACAGAATACAAGAAGCT CTGGATTCCATCTATAGGACAAGATTTGGCGTCCGTTTCCTGCGATCTCTCATCAGAGCTTTCAG ACAAGGTTCCGTTGTGGTAGATGCTGATCTGGTATTCCATAATGCCAGCTCCGTCCCAGAAACAACCGAGGTGGCAAATGCTCTGGTGACAGCATCCAACAGTTCCAACTTCACGCTCCCGTTGAACACATCAAGTGTGGTTGCAACAA GAATTAATACAACAACTCAACCtaccacaccaactacag CCAGTGCAACTTCACCACCTGTCAACATGACATCACCACCACTCAATGCAACTTCACCACCTGTCAACATTACTTCACCACCACTCAATGCAACTTCAGCACCAGTCAACATTACATCACCAGCACTCAATGCCACTTCTCCAACAGTCAACATGACATCACCAACACTGAATGCAACTTCACCACCACTCAATGTCACCTCAGTGCCAACATTGTCCACCACGTCCCCCACAG CTGCTACCACAACTGCTACTGTGATCGTAACCACTGCCGCACCACCAGAATCAACAGTCAAATTGGGATTTAGCCTGCAACAAACCTTTACCTCTGGACTTTCAAACAGTGATTCTGATGAGTTCAAGACATTAGCAAACAGAATACAAGAAGTT CTGGATTCCATCTATAGGACAAGATTTGGCGTCCGTTTCCTGCGATCTCTCATCAGAGCTTTCAG ACAAGGTTCCGTTGTGGTAGATGCTGATCTGGTATTCCATAATGCCAGCTCCGTCCCAGAAACAACCGAGGTGGCAAATGCTCTGGTGACAGCATCCAACAGTTCCAACTTCACGCTCCCGTTGAACACGTCAAGTGTGGTTGCAACAA GAATTAATGCAACTCAACCtaccacaccaactacag CCAGTGCAACTTCACCACCTGTCAACATGACATCACCACCACTCAATGCAACTTCACCACCTGTCAACATTACTTCACCACCACTCAATGCAACTTCAGCACCAGTCAACATTACATCACCAGCACTCAATGCCACTTCTCCAACAGTCAACATGACATCACCAACACTGAATGCAACTTCACCACCACTCAATGTCACCTCAGTGCCAACATTGTCCACCACGTCCCCCACAG CTGCTACCACAACTGCTACTGTGATCGTAACCACTGCCGCACCACCAGAATCAACAGTCAAATTGGGATTTAGCCTGCAACAAACCTTTACCTCTGGACTTTCAAACAGTGATTCTGATGAGTTCAAGACATTAGCAAACAGAATACAAGAAGTT CTGGATTCCATCTATAGGACAAGATTTGGCGTCCGTTTCCTGCGATCTCTCATCAGAGCTTTCAG ACAAGGTTCCGTTGTGGTAGATGCTGATCTGGTATTCCATAATGCCAGCTCCGTCCCAGAAACAACCGAGGTGGCAAATGCTCTGGTGACAGCATCCAACAGTTCCAACTTCACGCTCCCGTTGAACACGTCAAGTGTGGTTGCAACAA GAATTAATACAACAACTCAACCtaccacaccaactacag CCAGTGCAACTTCACCACCTGTCAACATTACATCACCACCACTCAATGCAACTTCACCACCAGTCAACATGACATCACCACCACTCAATGCCACTTCTCCAACAGTCAACATGACATCACCAACACTGAATGCAACTTCACCACCACTCAATGCAACTTCTCCACCATTGTCCACCACTTCACCTACAG CTGCTACCACAACTGCTACTGTGATCGTAACCACTGCCGCACCACCAGAAACAACAGTCCAATTGGGATTTAGCCTGCAACAAACCTTTACCTCTGGACTTTCAAACAGTGATTCTGATGAGTTCAAGACATTAGCAAACAGAATACAAGAAGTT CTGGATTCCATCTATAGGACAAGATTTGGCGTCCGTTTCCTGCGATCTCTCATCAGAGCTTTCAG ACAAGGTTCCGTTGTGGTAGATGCTGATCTGGTATTCCATAATGCCAGCTCCGTCCCAGAAACAACCGAGGTGGCAAATGCTCTGGTGACAGCATCCAACAGTTCCAACTTCACGCTCCCGTTGAACACGTCAAGTGTGGTTGCAACAA GAATTAATACAACAACTCAACCtaccacaccaactacag CCAGTGCAACTTCACCACAACTGAATTCAACTTCCTCACTTGCCAACATGACATCACCATCACTCAATGCAACTTCTCCAACAGCCAGTGCAACTTCACCACCTGTCAACATTACATCACCACCACTCAATGTAACTTCTCCAACAGCCAGTGCAACTTCACCACCTGTCAACATGACATCACCACCACTGAATTCAACTTCACCACCAGTCAATGTCACCTCAGTGCCACCATTGTCCACCACGTCCCCTACAG CtgttaccacaactgctactgTGATCGTAACCAATGCCGCACCACCAGAAACAATTGTCAAATTGGGATTTAGCCTGCGACAAACCTTTACCTCTGGACTTTTAAACAGTGATTCTGATGAGTTCAAGACATTAGCAAACAGAATACAAGAAGTT CTGGATTCCATCTATAGGACCAGATTTGGCGTCCGTTTCCTGCGATCTCTTATCAGAGCTTTCAG ACAAGGTTCCGTTGTGGTAGATGCTGATCTGGTATTCCGTAATGCCAGCTCCGTCCCAGAAACAACTGAGGTGGAAAATGCTCTGGTGACAGCATCCAACAATTCCAACTTCACACTCCCGTTGAACACGTCAAGTGTGGTTGCAACAA GAATTAATACAACTCAACCtaccacaccaactacag TCTCCACAACTACAGTTGCAACAACTGCAGCTCCAACAACTGCAGCTGCAACAACTGCAGCTGCAACAACTGCAGCTCCAACAACTGCAGCTGCAACAACTGCAGCTGCAACAACTGCAGCTCCAACAACTGTTGCTGCAACCACAGCTCCAAGTACCACTGCTAATGCTCCCACTACTACTACAACTACTGTAATCTTTTCACTTACAATGCTGGCTGTTGCACAGGTGCTGATTAATTTATAG